The following coding sequences are from one Bos indicus x Bos taurus breed Angus x Brahman F1 hybrid chromosome 5, Bos_hybrid_MaternalHap_v2.0, whole genome shotgun sequence window:
- the LGALS2 gene encoding galectin-2 isoform X1 — translation MSGKFEIVNMDMKMGSSLKIKGKIADGANGFVINLGQGTDKLNLHFNPRFAESTIVCNSRDGNSWGAEQRDNHMCFSPGSEVKLIVTFENNEFKVKLPDGHQLTFPNRLGHSHLSYLGVQNFLVSSFKLE, via the exons GGGAAATTTGAGATTGTGAACATGGACATGAAGATGGGGTCAAGCCTGAAGATCAAGGGCAAGATCGCTGACGGCGCTAACGG CTTTGTGATTAATTTGGGCCAGGGGACAGATAAACTGAACCTGCATTTCAACCCACGCTTTGCTGAATCCACCATCGTCTGCAACTCACGAGATGGCAACAGCTGGGGGGCGGAGCAACGGGACAATCACATGTGCTTCAGCCCAGGGTCAGAAGTCAAG CTCATCGTGACCTTCGAGAACAATGAATTCAAGGTGAAGCTGCCAGATGGCCACCAGTTGACCTTTCCCAACAGGCTGGGCCACAGCCACCTGAGCTACCTGGGTGTGCAGAACTTCCTCGTCTCCTCCTTCAAGCTAGAGTGA
- the LGALS2 gene encoding galectin-2 isoform X3, with product MSGKFEIVNMDMKMGSSLKIKGKIADGANGFVINLGQGTDKLNLHFNPRFAESTIVCNSRDGNSWGAEQRDNHMCFSPGSEVKGASCLPDALPPTAAHRDLREQ from the exons GGGAAATTTGAGATTGTGAACATGGACATGAAGATGGGGTCAAGCCTGAAGATCAAGGGCAAGATCGCTGACGGCGCTAACGG CTTTGTGATTAATTTGGGCCAGGGGACAGATAAACTGAACCTGCATTTCAACCCACGCTTTGCTGAATCCACCATCGTCTGCAACTCACGAGATGGCAACAGCTGGGGGGCGGAGCAACGGGACAATCACATGTGCTTCAGCCCAGGGTCAGAAGTCAAG GGCGCCTCCTGCCTCCCTGATGCCCTCCCTCCCACTGCAGCTCATCGTGACCTTCGAGAACAATGA
- the LGALS2 gene encoding galectin-2 isoform X2: MDMKMGSSLKIKGKIADGANGFVINLGQGTDKLNLHFNPRFAESTIVCNSRDGNSWGAEQRDNHMCFSPGSEVKLIVTFENNEFKVKLPDGHQLTFPNRLGHSHLSYLGVQNFLVSSFKLE, from the exons ATGGACATGAAGATGGGGTCAAGCCTGAAGATCAAGGGCAAGATCGCTGACGGCGCTAACGG CTTTGTGATTAATTTGGGCCAGGGGACAGATAAACTGAACCTGCATTTCAACCCACGCTTTGCTGAATCCACCATCGTCTGCAACTCACGAGATGGCAACAGCTGGGGGGCGGAGCAACGGGACAATCACATGTGCTTCAGCCCAGGGTCAGAAGTCAAG CTCATCGTGACCTTCGAGAACAATGAATTCAAGGTGAAGCTGCCAGATGGCCACCAGTTGACCTTTCCCAACAGGCTGGGCCACAGCCACCTGAGCTACCTGGGTGTGCAGAACTTCCTCGTCTCCTCCTTCAAGCTAGAGTGA